The DNA segment TCCAACATGGTGTACTGGCCATGACAGGCGGACGTGTAGACAATTTCGTTTAAAACGTTACGAAAGTTCATTGAAAGGTTACCATCTGACGAGAAAGTGACTGGTTGCAGTAATGATGCTAACTGTTTGGCAACAACACCGTTAACATCATTAAAAGACACATGTTTGATGCCCAAAAGTTTTTCGCAAATTCGATGGACGTGATCATTATGCAGAAGAATACTTGCATCTGCGGTATCGCAAGTGTGCGCTAACGAAAGCAGTGCATTGTAGCTTTGAACAGCAACTTCACCTTCCGTGTAGGGGCATACAACAGGGTTCAATATGGAAGCATGGGGAAAAGCGTCTCTTAATGACCCAGTTATGTATGAACCCAATCCCGATCCTGTTCCACCAGCCAGGCTGGAAAGCACAAGAAAACCTCCAAAGTGgtcacatttttcaacttcatgTTGCACCATGTCCATGATAGGTTCCCTGCATTGAGGCGCGTGGACTTTATACCCGTACGACCAATTATTTCCGGAACcacttttttgacaaaattgtCCTTCTTTTGGATAAGACCACCCTTTCCCTGACGTTCCTTGTAGGGCGAAGTTCACAGCTTTTGCTTCCATGTCAATCATAACCGATCGAGCTTCATGTTGTCCACTTTCAGCTTCCTGAAAGAACGTACTGAGTGAAGCATTCGTGTATTCCTCATTGGCATTTGATGACACTATCGAAGATGAGTGTTTTGCATCGTCATGTAAAATGCTGAGTAAATGATGACCAAGCTGAGTTCCACATTGCCCCAACT comes from the Clavelina lepadiformis chromosome 5, kaClaLepa1.1, whole genome shotgun sequence genome and includes:
- the LOC143459084 gene encoding tubulin delta chain-like encodes the protein MACVTVQLGQCGTQLGHHLLSILHDDAKHSSSIVSSNANEEYTNASLSTFFQEAESGQHEARSVMIDMEAKAVNFALQGTSGKGWSYPKEGQFCQKSGSGNNWSYGYKVHAPQCREPIMDMVQHEVEKCDHFGGFLVLSSLAGGTGSGLGSYITGSLRDAFPHASILNPVVCPYTEGEVAVQSYNALLSLAHTCDTADASILLHNDHVHRICEKLLGIKHVSFNDVNGVVAKQLASLLQPVTFSSDGNLSMNFRNVLNEIVYTSACHGQYTMLDLKSIPHVAQASVAYSTFSWDSLIKRIYQMMITDFYMDEGLDWHRKLSVSSSYNTGRHPRYVSNLVVMRGKQALAPPESENPDFQNPVLYPAWIPASARCPIWKINRPFEKIEKSVALLSNGTSCVKPLDDVVSKAWQMYGARAYLHQYTKNGMEEDDFVNAFVSIENVISSYKQL